From the genome of Aspergillus chevalieri M1 DNA, chromosome 8, nearly complete sequence, one region includes:
- a CDS encoding uncharacterized protein (COG:K;~EggNog:ENOG410PK5H;~InterPro:IPR036864,IPR007219,IPR001138;~PFAM:PF00172,PF04082;~TransMembrane:2 (o293-311i332-353o);~antiSMASH:Cluster_8.3;~go_function: GO:0000981 - DNA-binding transcription factor activity, RNA polymerase II-specific [Evidence IEA];~go_function: GO:0003677 - DNA binding [Evidence IEA];~go_function: GO:0008270 - zinc ion binding [Evidence IEA];~go_process: GO:0006351 - transcription, DNA-templated [Evidence IEA];~go_process: GO:0006355 - regulation of transcription, DNA-templated [Evidence IEA]) → MSAEYLARQRRRRVKLQLSCYPCRKRKVRCDRNKPCENCTRRGEVAGCTYATSSVTTPRPSQSDNVQDRIGRLENVVGSLVRELSSPVANRTTVDIPSPLDTTQQPIENSVGRIQVKQNETNYVGSEHWAAIADNLPGGQKTNIEQSSQFPDLLLGLRTGSTFKSMLASVPPKNEVDRLISKYFNSLDLAELVTHAPTFQKEYENFWDSPTTVSLNWLSILFSMMCLATDILVQCGEQMARDASKPQESVTLFRQCSAQCLILSDYTKPNNHTIDALLLYFFCELLRFHDTHFGLYLALSMIVRVAMRMGYHRDPSHYSNISIFAGELRRRVWALLAQLDILVSLQIGLPRLIHEHDSDTASPRNIPKEEMDPEMTTLPPSRPESNGAVLSYMIMRMRLMSVLGRIHCHVTSIHPLSYDTVIQLHEQLNTQYDSFPSSMKVQKNPSVTDSAAVVMRRLSLDLLFQKARCVLHRLYMKPQNLLSWETCIDAALKIIHHQSFVYRESQPGGPLRGHLWKITCVATYDFLLAIMILCLGLQSGLGSESDSSSAPDRDLSRRQPEALLSALKDSYAIWAEWSSEMKESRQVVEIVRIMLDRVKESDLTSHVGYPNNGTENLQVIQNNGYSGADSSINDGISYFSTPSDLSNAMSMRPLSLQADNIEKAPSSYLGGIFDPMDEFDWALWDSHLQENGIYSQISSSNHVF, encoded by the exons ATGTCTGCTGAGTATCTAGCCAGACAGCGCCGGCGAAGAGTAAAACTCCAGTTGTCATGTTATCCATGTCGCAAGCGAAA AGTGCGATGCGACCGGAATAAACCGTGTGAAAACTGTACTCGGCGCGGTGAAGTTGCCGGCTGTACATATGCTACATCTTCTGTCACTACTCCTCGGCCATCCCAGTCCGATAACGTCCAGGATAGGATCGGCCGCTTGGAGAATGTTGTTGGCTCACTAGTCCGAGAATTAAGCTCTCCGGTGGCCAATCGAACGACGGTGGATATTCCGTCACCATTGGACACTACTCAACAGCCCATCGAAAACTCCGTTGGGCGCATCCAAGTGAAGCAGAATGAAACAAACTATGTGGGAAGTGAGCATTGGGCTGCGATTGCTGATAAT CTGCCAGGTGGCCAAAAGACCAATATTGAGCAGTCATCGCAGTTTCCCGACCTTCTCCTCGGGCTGCGCACTGGTTCAACATTCAAGAGCATGTTAGCTTCAGTTCCCCCAAAGAATGAGGTGGATAGGTTGATTTCGAAATATTTCAACTCACTGGACCTAGCTGAAT TGGTCACCCACGCACCGACGTTTCAAAAAGAA TACGAGAATTTCTGGGACAGTCCGACTACTGTTAGTCTCAACTGGCTCAGTATCCTCTTTAGTATGATGTGCCTGGCCACCGACATCCTAGTGCAATGCGGCGAACAGATGGCCCGCGATGCCTCCAAGCCTCAAGAATCCGTCACACTATTTCGTCAATGCAGCGCACAATGTCTTATCTTGAGTGACTATACCAAACCTAACAATCACACGATCGATGCACTCCTGTTATACTTTTTTTGCGAGCTATTACGATTTCATGATACCCATTTTGGACTTTACCTCGCCCTGTCTATGATAGTTCGTGTTGCTATGAGAATGGGTTATCACCGCGACCCATCACACTATTCCAACATTTCCATCTTCGCAGGCGAGCTGAGACGGCGAGTCTGGGCCCTTTTGGCTCAATTAGATATCCTTGTGTCGCTTCAGATAGGCCTGCCCCGACTAATCCATGAACATGATTCCGATACAGCGTCGCCTCGAAATATTCCAAAAGAAGAGATGGACCCAGAAATGACCACACTCCCACCATCGCGGCCTGAGTCCAATGGCGCGGTCCTGTCCTATATGATAATGAGGATGAGGTTAATGTCCGTACTGGGACGAATTCATTGTCACGTTACATCTATCCATCCACTTTCCTATGACACCGTTATTCAGCTTCATGAGCAGTTGAACACGCAGTATGATTCTTTCCCATCAAGCATGAAGGTTCAGAAGAACCCTTCCGTGACCGATTCGGCGGCTGTAGTGATGAGACGCCTGTCATTGGATCTGCTTTTTCAAAAGGCCCGATGTGTACTACATCGGCTGTATATGAAACCGCAGAATCTTTTGTCATGGGAGACGTGCATTGACGCTGCGCTGAAAATCATCCATCACCAGTCGTTCGTATATCGGGAATCCCAACCCGGCGGACCATTGCGGGGGCATCTATGGAAAATAACCTGCGTGGCTACTTATGACTTTCTCCTTGCCATTATGATTCTCTGTCTTGGGCTCCAATCCGGACTTGGCTCCGAGTCAGACTCCTCTTCTGCACCTGATCGGGATCTCAGCCGTCGACAACCAGAGGCTCTGCTCAGTGCACTGAAGGACTCATATGCGATTTGGGCAGAATGGAGTAGCGAAATGAAAGAGTCCAGGCAAGTGGTAGAGATTGTGAGAATCATGTTGGATCGGGTTAAGGAAAGCGACTTGACATCTCATGTCGGATATCCGAACAATGGCACCGAGAACCTCCAAGTCATTCAGAATAACGGCTATTCAG GTGCCGACTCTTCTATCAATGACGGTATATCCTATTTCTCAACACCATCTGACCTATCGAACGCAATGAGTATGAGACCGTTATCTCTTCAAGCGGATAACATAGAAAAAGCCCCTTCTTCCTATTTAGGGGGCATCTTCGATCCAATGGATGAATTTGATTGG GCATTATGGGATAGCCATTTGCAGGAAAATGGCATCTATTCGCAGATTTCATCCAGCAATCATGTGTTTTGA